The Myotis daubentonii chromosome 9, mMyoDau2.1, whole genome shotgun sequence genome has a segment encoding these proteins:
- the TUT1 gene encoding speckle targeted PIP5K1A-regulated poly(A) polymerase isoform X1 — protein MAAVGSDVESLPRGAFRCRLCHVTTANRPSLDAHLGGRKHRHLVELRAARKAQGLRSVFVSGFPRDVDSTQLSEYFQAFGPVASVVMDKDKGVFAIVEMGDVGSREAVLSQPQHSLGGQRLRVRPREQKEFQKPASKSPKGAAPDSHQLATALAEAPDVGAQMAKLVGLRELSQAERQLRSLVVALIQEVFTEFFPGCVVHPFGSSINSFDVHDCDLDLFLDLGDLEEPPPVPKAPESPSLDSALASPLDPQALACTPASSSDSQPPASPQDSEALDFEIPSSSVAPQTPDSALASETLASPQSLPPASPLQEDRGEGELGKALELAEAPKGEKTEQGAMLELVGSILRGCVPGVYRVQTVPSARRPVVKFCHRPSGLHGDVSLSNRLALHNSRFLSLCSELDERVRPLVYTLRCWAQGRGLTGSGPLLNNYALTLLVIYFLQTRDPPVLPTVSQLTQKAGEGEQVVVDGWDCSFPRDASRLEPSANKEPLSSLLAQFFSCVSCWDLRGSLLSLREGQALPVAGGLPSNRWEGLRLGPMNLQDPFDLSHNVAANVTSRVAGRLQNCCRAAASYCRSLQYQHRSSRGRDWGLLPLLQPSSPSALLSATPIPFPPAPFTQLTAALAQVLREALGCQLEQGTKRLRPEGGGTGDPPREGSRKRLKIDRQKNSPEDGEQEPQGCAGAPSGEGLEEMVTEVGEATQDWALQSPGQPAAPPLPTAKLLAPGEEQPGHAGPQAAEEGAQVETKKGASLSPVSWRCALWHRVWQGRRRARRCLQQQATAGTAGGAGTGVAWLATEARVTQELRALGSAEQRPEAEPLLTFVVSASQADQALTVTPLQDSQGLFPDLHHFLQVFLPQALRSLLK, from the exons ATGGCGGCGGTGGGTTCGGATGTCGAGTCGCTGCCGCGTGGGGCTTTCCGCTGCCGCCTCTGCCACGTCACCACAGCCAACC GACCCAGCCTGGACGCCCACTTGGGAGGCCGGAAGCACCGGCATCTGGTAGAACTACGCGCTGCCCGAAAGGCCCAGGGACTTCGCAGTGTGTTTGTCAGTGGCTTCCCCCGGGATGTGGATTCTACTCAGCTTTCTGAGTACTTCCAGGCGTTTGGGCCTGTGGCCAGTGTCGTCATGGATAAGGACAAG GGAGTGTTTGCCATCGTGGAGATGGGGGACGTGGGCTCCCGGGAGGCTGTTCTGTCCCAGCCCCAGCACAGCCTGGGGGGACAGCGCCTGCGCGTCCGGCCACGGGAACAGAAAGAATTCCAGAAGCCGGCCTCCAAATCTCCCAAAGGAGCGGCCCCCGACAGTCAccagctggccacagccctcGCCGAGGCCCCGGACGTGGGGGCGCAGATGGCGAAGCTCGTGGGGCTGCGGGAGTTGTCCCAGGCCGAGCGGCAGCTTCGGAGCCTCGTGGTGGCGCTGATCCAAGAGGTCTTCACAGAGTTCTTCCCCG GCTGTGTGGTCCATCCTTTTGGCTCTTCCATAAACAGCTTTGACGTCCATGACTGCGATCTTGACCTCTTCCTGGATCTGGGTGACTTGGAAGAGCCCCCG CCGGTCCCAAAGGCTCCGGAGTCTCCGTCCTTGGACTCGGCCCTCGCATCCCCGCTGGATCCTCAagccctggcctgcaccccagCATCCTCTTCAGACTCGCAGCCCCCAGCTTCTCCCCAAGACTCGGAAGCCCTGGACTTTGAAATCCCTTCCTCCTCCGTGGCACCTCAGACTCCGGACTCAGCTTTGGCCTCCGAGACCCTGGCCTCTCCCCagtccctgcctccagcctcacCGCTGCAGGAGGACCggggagagggggagctgggGAAGGCTCTGGAGCTGGCAGAGGCCCCGAAGGGGGAGAAGACGGAGCAGGGAGCCATGCTGGAGCTGGTGGGGTCCATTCTTCGGGGCTGTGTTCCTGGAGTGTACCGAGTCCAAACTGTGCCCTCTGCCCGGCGCCCCGTGGTCAAGTTCTGTCATCGGCCTTCAGGTCTCCACGGGGACGTCTCCCTCAGTAACCG GCTGGCCCTGCATAACTCCCGCTTCCTGAGTCTCTGCTCCGAGCTGGATGAGCGGGTGCGGCCCCTGGTGTACACCCTCCGCTGCTGGGCTCAGGGTCGAGGGCTGACAG GGAGTGGCCCCCTTCTCAATAACTACGCCCTGACCTTGCTCGTGATCTATTTCCTTCAGACCAGGGACCCTCCTGTGTTGCCCACTGTGTCTCAGCTCACCCAGAAAGCAG gTGAGGGTGAGCAGGTGGTGGTGGACGGCTGGGACTGTAGTTTCCCCAGAGATGCCTCGAGACTGGAGCCCAGCGCCAACAAGGAGCCCCTGA gttccctgctggcccagttctTCTCCTGCGTGTCTTGCTGGGATCTTCGTGGCTCACTGCTGTCCCTTCGGGAGGGTCAGGCACTGCCGGTGGCGGGGGGCCTGCCCTCCAACCGCTGGGAAGGCCTGCGTCTCGGCCCCATGAATCTCCAGGACCCCTTTGACCTGAGTCACAATGTGGCAGCCAATGTAACCAGCAGGGTGGCCGGGCGGCTACAGAACTGCTGCCGCGCGGCAGCCAGTTACTGCCGAAGCCTCCAGTACCAGCACCGTTCTTCCCGGGGTCGGGACTGGGGGCTGCTCCCCCTTCTGCAGCCCAGCTCCCCTAGCGCCCTGCTGTCTGCaacccccatccccttccctcctgctcccttcacccagctcactgctgccctggcccaggtgtTAAGGGAAGCATTGGGGTGCCAGCTGGAACAGGGAACCAAGAGACTGCGGCCAGAGGGAGGTGGGACTGGGGATCCTCCCCGGGAAGGGTCACGCAAGAGACTGAAAATAGACAGACAGAAAAACAGCCCCGAGGACGGGGAGCAGGAGCCGCAGGGGTGTGCGGGGGCCCCGAGCGGAGAAGGGTTGGAAGAAATGGTTACAGAGGTTGGAGAAGCAACACAAGACTGGGCCCTGCAGAGCCCTGGGCAGCCAGCGGCGCCTCCCCTGCCAACTGCAAAGCTGCTGGCCCCTGGAGAAGAGCAGCCAGGCCATGCAGGACCTCAGGCGGCCGAAGAAGGGGCCCAGGTTGAGACAAAGAAGGGGGCGTCGCTCTCTCCAGTGAGCTGGCGCTGCGCCTTGTGGCACCGAGTGTGGCAGGGGCGGCGGCGGGCCCGGAGATGCCTGCAGCAGCAGGCCACGGCAGGCaccgcgggcggggcgggcacgGGGGTGGCGTGGCTGGCGACGGAGGCTCGCGTGACCCAGGAGCTGAGAGCACTGGGCAGTGCCGAGCAGAGGCCGGAGGCTGAGCCGCTCCTGACCTTCGTGGTGTCTGCCTCCCAGGCCGACCAGGCGCTCACTGTGACCCCGCTCCAGGATTCCCAGGGCCTGTTCCCTGATCTCCATCATTTCTTACAGGTTTTCCTCCCTCAAGCCCTTCGCAGTCTCCTTAAGTAA
- the TUT1 gene encoding speckle targeted PIP5K1A-regulated poly(A) polymerase isoform X2, whose product MAAVGSDVESLPRGAFRCRLCHVTTANRPSLDAHLGGRKHRHLVELRAARKAQGLRSVFVSGFPRDVDSTQLSEYFQAFGPVASVVMDKDKGVFAIVEMGDVGSREAVLSQPQHSLGGQRLRVRPREQKEFQKPASKSPKGAAPDSHQLATALAEAPDVGAQMAKLVGLRELSQAERQLRSLVVALIQEVFTEFFPGCVVHPFGSSINSFDVHDCDLDLFLDLGDLEEPPPVPKAPESPSLDSALASPLDPQALACTPASSSDSQPPASPQDSEALDFEIPSSSVAPQTPDSALASETLASPQSLPPASPLQEDRGEGELGKALELAEAPKGEKTEQGAMLELVGSILRGCVPGVYRVQTVPSARRPVVKFCHRPSGLHGDVSLSNRLALHNSRFLSLCSELDERVRPLVYTLRCWAQGRGLTGSGPLLNNYALTLLVIYFLQTRDPPVLPTVSQLTQKAGSLLAQFFSCVSCWDLRGSLLSLREGQALPVAGGLPSNRWEGLRLGPMNLQDPFDLSHNVAANVTSRVAGRLQNCCRAAASYCRSLQYQHRSSRGRDWGLLPLLQPSSPSALLSATPIPFPPAPFTQLTAALAQVLREALGCQLEQGTKRLRPEGGGTGDPPREGSRKRLKIDRQKNSPEDGEQEPQGCAGAPSGEGLEEMVTEVGEATQDWALQSPGQPAAPPLPTAKLLAPGEEQPGHAGPQAAEEGAQVETKKGASLSPVSWRCALWHRVWQGRRRARRCLQQQATAGTAGGAGTGVAWLATEARVTQELRALGSAEQRPEAEPLLTFVVSASQADQALTVTPLQDSQGLFPDLHHFLQVFLPQALRSLLK is encoded by the exons ATGGCGGCGGTGGGTTCGGATGTCGAGTCGCTGCCGCGTGGGGCTTTCCGCTGCCGCCTCTGCCACGTCACCACAGCCAACC GACCCAGCCTGGACGCCCACTTGGGAGGCCGGAAGCACCGGCATCTGGTAGAACTACGCGCTGCCCGAAAGGCCCAGGGACTTCGCAGTGTGTTTGTCAGTGGCTTCCCCCGGGATGTGGATTCTACTCAGCTTTCTGAGTACTTCCAGGCGTTTGGGCCTGTGGCCAGTGTCGTCATGGATAAGGACAAG GGAGTGTTTGCCATCGTGGAGATGGGGGACGTGGGCTCCCGGGAGGCTGTTCTGTCCCAGCCCCAGCACAGCCTGGGGGGACAGCGCCTGCGCGTCCGGCCACGGGAACAGAAAGAATTCCAGAAGCCGGCCTCCAAATCTCCCAAAGGAGCGGCCCCCGACAGTCAccagctggccacagccctcGCCGAGGCCCCGGACGTGGGGGCGCAGATGGCGAAGCTCGTGGGGCTGCGGGAGTTGTCCCAGGCCGAGCGGCAGCTTCGGAGCCTCGTGGTGGCGCTGATCCAAGAGGTCTTCACAGAGTTCTTCCCCG GCTGTGTGGTCCATCCTTTTGGCTCTTCCATAAACAGCTTTGACGTCCATGACTGCGATCTTGACCTCTTCCTGGATCTGGGTGACTTGGAAGAGCCCCCG CCGGTCCCAAAGGCTCCGGAGTCTCCGTCCTTGGACTCGGCCCTCGCATCCCCGCTGGATCCTCAagccctggcctgcaccccagCATCCTCTTCAGACTCGCAGCCCCCAGCTTCTCCCCAAGACTCGGAAGCCCTGGACTTTGAAATCCCTTCCTCCTCCGTGGCACCTCAGACTCCGGACTCAGCTTTGGCCTCCGAGACCCTGGCCTCTCCCCagtccctgcctccagcctcacCGCTGCAGGAGGACCggggagagggggagctgggGAAGGCTCTGGAGCTGGCAGAGGCCCCGAAGGGGGAGAAGACGGAGCAGGGAGCCATGCTGGAGCTGGTGGGGTCCATTCTTCGGGGCTGTGTTCCTGGAGTGTACCGAGTCCAAACTGTGCCCTCTGCCCGGCGCCCCGTGGTCAAGTTCTGTCATCGGCCTTCAGGTCTCCACGGGGACGTCTCCCTCAGTAACCG GCTGGCCCTGCATAACTCCCGCTTCCTGAGTCTCTGCTCCGAGCTGGATGAGCGGGTGCGGCCCCTGGTGTACACCCTCCGCTGCTGGGCTCAGGGTCGAGGGCTGACAG GGAGTGGCCCCCTTCTCAATAACTACGCCCTGACCTTGCTCGTGATCTATTTCCTTCAGACCAGGGACCCTCCTGTGTTGCCCACTGTGTCTCAGCTCACCCAGAAAGCAG gttccctgctggcccagttctTCTCCTGCGTGTCTTGCTGGGATCTTCGTGGCTCACTGCTGTCCCTTCGGGAGGGTCAGGCACTGCCGGTGGCGGGGGGCCTGCCCTCCAACCGCTGGGAAGGCCTGCGTCTCGGCCCCATGAATCTCCAGGACCCCTTTGACCTGAGTCACAATGTGGCAGCCAATGTAACCAGCAGGGTGGCCGGGCGGCTACAGAACTGCTGCCGCGCGGCAGCCAGTTACTGCCGAAGCCTCCAGTACCAGCACCGTTCTTCCCGGGGTCGGGACTGGGGGCTGCTCCCCCTTCTGCAGCCCAGCTCCCCTAGCGCCCTGCTGTCTGCaacccccatccccttccctcctgctcccttcacccagctcactgctgccctggcccaggtgtTAAGGGAAGCATTGGGGTGCCAGCTGGAACAGGGAACCAAGAGACTGCGGCCAGAGGGAGGTGGGACTGGGGATCCTCCCCGGGAAGGGTCACGCAAGAGACTGAAAATAGACAGACAGAAAAACAGCCCCGAGGACGGGGAGCAGGAGCCGCAGGGGTGTGCGGGGGCCCCGAGCGGAGAAGGGTTGGAAGAAATGGTTACAGAGGTTGGAGAAGCAACACAAGACTGGGCCCTGCAGAGCCCTGGGCAGCCAGCGGCGCCTCCCCTGCCAACTGCAAAGCTGCTGGCCCCTGGAGAAGAGCAGCCAGGCCATGCAGGACCTCAGGCGGCCGAAGAAGGGGCCCAGGTTGAGACAAAGAAGGGGGCGTCGCTCTCTCCAGTGAGCTGGCGCTGCGCCTTGTGGCACCGAGTGTGGCAGGGGCGGCGGCGGGCCCGGAGATGCCTGCAGCAGCAGGCCACGGCAGGCaccgcgggcggggcgggcacgGGGGTGGCGTGGCTGGCGACGGAGGCTCGCGTGACCCAGGAGCTGAGAGCACTGGGCAGTGCCGAGCAGAGGCCGGAGGCTGAGCCGCTCCTGACCTTCGTGGTGTCTGCCTCCCAGGCCGACCAGGCGCTCACTGTGACCCCGCTCCAGGATTCCCAGGGCCTGTTCCCTGATCTCCATCATTTCTTACAGGTTTTCCTCCCTCAAGCCCTTCGCAGTCTCCTTAAGTAA
- the TUT1 gene encoding speckle targeted PIP5K1A-regulated poly(A) polymerase isoform X3, giving the protein MAAVGSDVESLPRGAFRCRLCHVTTANRPSLDAHLGGRKHRHLVELRAARKAQGLRSVFVSGFPRDVDSTQLSEYFQAFGPVASVVMDKDKGVFAIVEMGDVGSREAVLSQPQHSLGGQRLRVRPREQKEFQKPASKSPKGAAPDSHQLATALAEAPDVGAQMAKLVGLRELSQAERQLRSLVVALIQEVFTEFFPGCVVHPFGSSINSFDVHDCDLDLFLDLGDLEEPPPVPKAPESPSLDSALASPLDPQALACTPASSSDSQPPASPQDSEALDFEIPSSSVAPQTPDSALASETLASPQSLPPASPLQEDRGEGELGKALELAEAPKGEKTEQGAMLELVGSILRGCVPGVYRVQTVPSARRPVVKFCHRPSGLHGDVSLSNRLALHNSRFLSLCSELDERVRPLVYTLRCWAQGRGLTGEGEQVVVDGWDCSFPRDASRLEPSANKEPLSSLLAQFFSCVSCWDLRGSLLSLREGQALPVAGGLPSNRWEGLRLGPMNLQDPFDLSHNVAANVTSRVAGRLQNCCRAAASYCRSLQYQHRSSRGRDWGLLPLLQPSSPSALLSATPIPFPPAPFTQLTAALAQVLREALGCQLEQGTKRLRPEGGGTGDPPREGSRKRLKIDRQKNSPEDGEQEPQGCAGAPSGEGLEEMVTEVGEATQDWALQSPGQPAAPPLPTAKLLAPGEEQPGHAGPQAAEEGAQVETKKGASLSPVSWRCALWHRVWQGRRRARRCLQQQATAGTAGGAGTGVAWLATEARVTQELRALGSAEQRPEAEPLLTFVVSASQADQALTVTPLQDSQGLFPDLHHFLQVFLPQALRSLLK; this is encoded by the exons ATGGCGGCGGTGGGTTCGGATGTCGAGTCGCTGCCGCGTGGGGCTTTCCGCTGCCGCCTCTGCCACGTCACCACAGCCAACC GACCCAGCCTGGACGCCCACTTGGGAGGCCGGAAGCACCGGCATCTGGTAGAACTACGCGCTGCCCGAAAGGCCCAGGGACTTCGCAGTGTGTTTGTCAGTGGCTTCCCCCGGGATGTGGATTCTACTCAGCTTTCTGAGTACTTCCAGGCGTTTGGGCCTGTGGCCAGTGTCGTCATGGATAAGGACAAG GGAGTGTTTGCCATCGTGGAGATGGGGGACGTGGGCTCCCGGGAGGCTGTTCTGTCCCAGCCCCAGCACAGCCTGGGGGGACAGCGCCTGCGCGTCCGGCCACGGGAACAGAAAGAATTCCAGAAGCCGGCCTCCAAATCTCCCAAAGGAGCGGCCCCCGACAGTCAccagctggccacagccctcGCCGAGGCCCCGGACGTGGGGGCGCAGATGGCGAAGCTCGTGGGGCTGCGGGAGTTGTCCCAGGCCGAGCGGCAGCTTCGGAGCCTCGTGGTGGCGCTGATCCAAGAGGTCTTCACAGAGTTCTTCCCCG GCTGTGTGGTCCATCCTTTTGGCTCTTCCATAAACAGCTTTGACGTCCATGACTGCGATCTTGACCTCTTCCTGGATCTGGGTGACTTGGAAGAGCCCCCG CCGGTCCCAAAGGCTCCGGAGTCTCCGTCCTTGGACTCGGCCCTCGCATCCCCGCTGGATCCTCAagccctggcctgcaccccagCATCCTCTTCAGACTCGCAGCCCCCAGCTTCTCCCCAAGACTCGGAAGCCCTGGACTTTGAAATCCCTTCCTCCTCCGTGGCACCTCAGACTCCGGACTCAGCTTTGGCCTCCGAGACCCTGGCCTCTCCCCagtccctgcctccagcctcacCGCTGCAGGAGGACCggggagagggggagctgggGAAGGCTCTGGAGCTGGCAGAGGCCCCGAAGGGGGAGAAGACGGAGCAGGGAGCCATGCTGGAGCTGGTGGGGTCCATTCTTCGGGGCTGTGTTCCTGGAGTGTACCGAGTCCAAACTGTGCCCTCTGCCCGGCGCCCCGTGGTCAAGTTCTGTCATCGGCCTTCAGGTCTCCACGGGGACGTCTCCCTCAGTAACCG GCTGGCCCTGCATAACTCCCGCTTCCTGAGTCTCTGCTCCGAGCTGGATGAGCGGGTGCGGCCCCTGGTGTACACCCTCCGCTGCTGGGCTCAGGGTCGAGGGCTGACAG gTGAGGGTGAGCAGGTGGTGGTGGACGGCTGGGACTGTAGTTTCCCCAGAGATGCCTCGAGACTGGAGCCCAGCGCCAACAAGGAGCCCCTGA gttccctgctggcccagttctTCTCCTGCGTGTCTTGCTGGGATCTTCGTGGCTCACTGCTGTCCCTTCGGGAGGGTCAGGCACTGCCGGTGGCGGGGGGCCTGCCCTCCAACCGCTGGGAAGGCCTGCGTCTCGGCCCCATGAATCTCCAGGACCCCTTTGACCTGAGTCACAATGTGGCAGCCAATGTAACCAGCAGGGTGGCCGGGCGGCTACAGAACTGCTGCCGCGCGGCAGCCAGTTACTGCCGAAGCCTCCAGTACCAGCACCGTTCTTCCCGGGGTCGGGACTGGGGGCTGCTCCCCCTTCTGCAGCCCAGCTCCCCTAGCGCCCTGCTGTCTGCaacccccatccccttccctcctgctcccttcacccagctcactgctgccctggcccaggtgtTAAGGGAAGCATTGGGGTGCCAGCTGGAACAGGGAACCAAGAGACTGCGGCCAGAGGGAGGTGGGACTGGGGATCCTCCCCGGGAAGGGTCACGCAAGAGACTGAAAATAGACAGACAGAAAAACAGCCCCGAGGACGGGGAGCAGGAGCCGCAGGGGTGTGCGGGGGCCCCGAGCGGAGAAGGGTTGGAAGAAATGGTTACAGAGGTTGGAGAAGCAACACAAGACTGGGCCCTGCAGAGCCCTGGGCAGCCAGCGGCGCCTCCCCTGCCAACTGCAAAGCTGCTGGCCCCTGGAGAAGAGCAGCCAGGCCATGCAGGACCTCAGGCGGCCGAAGAAGGGGCCCAGGTTGAGACAAAGAAGGGGGCGTCGCTCTCTCCAGTGAGCTGGCGCTGCGCCTTGTGGCACCGAGTGTGGCAGGGGCGGCGGCGGGCCCGGAGATGCCTGCAGCAGCAGGCCACGGCAGGCaccgcgggcggggcgggcacgGGGGTGGCGTGGCTGGCGACGGAGGCTCGCGTGACCCAGGAGCTGAGAGCACTGGGCAGTGCCGAGCAGAGGCCGGAGGCTGAGCCGCTCCTGACCTTCGTGGTGTCTGCCTCCCAGGCCGACCAGGCGCTCACTGTGACCCCGCTCCAGGATTCCCAGGGCCTGTTCCCTGATCTCCATCATTTCTTACAGGTTTTCCTCCCTCAAGCCCTTCGCAGTCTCCTTAAGTAA
- the TUT1 gene encoding speckle targeted PIP5K1A-regulated poly(A) polymerase isoform X4, giving the protein MAAVGSDVESLPRGAFRCRLCHVTTANRPSLDAHLGGRKHRHLVELRAARKAQGLRSVFVSGFPRDVDSTQLSEYFQAFGPVASVVMDKDKGVFAIVEMGDVGSREAVLSQPQHSLGGQRLRVRPREQKEFQKPASKSPKGAAPDSHQLATALAEAPDVGAQMAKLVGLRELSQAERQLRSLVVALIQEVFTEFFPGCVVHPFGSSINSFDVHDCDLDLFLDLGDLEEPPPVPKAPESPSLDSALASPLDPQALACTPASSSDSQPPASPQDSEALDFEIPSSSVAPQTPDSALASETLASPQSLPPASPLQEDRGEGELGKALELAEAPKGEKTEQGAMLELVGSILRGCVPGVYRVQTVPSARRPVVKFCHRPSGLHGDVSLSNRLALHNSRFLSLCSELDERVRPLVYTLRCWAQGRGLTGSLLAQFFSCVSCWDLRGSLLSLREGQALPVAGGLPSNRWEGLRLGPMNLQDPFDLSHNVAANVTSRVAGRLQNCCRAAASYCRSLQYQHRSSRGRDWGLLPLLQPSSPSALLSATPIPFPPAPFTQLTAALAQVLREALGCQLEQGTKRLRPEGGGTGDPPREGSRKRLKIDRQKNSPEDGEQEPQGCAGAPSGEGLEEMVTEVGEATQDWALQSPGQPAAPPLPTAKLLAPGEEQPGHAGPQAAEEGAQVETKKGASLSPVSWRCALWHRVWQGRRRARRCLQQQATAGTAGGAGTGVAWLATEARVTQELRALGSAEQRPEAEPLLTFVVSASQADQALTVTPLQDSQGLFPDLHHFLQVFLPQALRSLLK; this is encoded by the exons ATGGCGGCGGTGGGTTCGGATGTCGAGTCGCTGCCGCGTGGGGCTTTCCGCTGCCGCCTCTGCCACGTCACCACAGCCAACC GACCCAGCCTGGACGCCCACTTGGGAGGCCGGAAGCACCGGCATCTGGTAGAACTACGCGCTGCCCGAAAGGCCCAGGGACTTCGCAGTGTGTTTGTCAGTGGCTTCCCCCGGGATGTGGATTCTACTCAGCTTTCTGAGTACTTCCAGGCGTTTGGGCCTGTGGCCAGTGTCGTCATGGATAAGGACAAG GGAGTGTTTGCCATCGTGGAGATGGGGGACGTGGGCTCCCGGGAGGCTGTTCTGTCCCAGCCCCAGCACAGCCTGGGGGGACAGCGCCTGCGCGTCCGGCCACGGGAACAGAAAGAATTCCAGAAGCCGGCCTCCAAATCTCCCAAAGGAGCGGCCCCCGACAGTCAccagctggccacagccctcGCCGAGGCCCCGGACGTGGGGGCGCAGATGGCGAAGCTCGTGGGGCTGCGGGAGTTGTCCCAGGCCGAGCGGCAGCTTCGGAGCCTCGTGGTGGCGCTGATCCAAGAGGTCTTCACAGAGTTCTTCCCCG GCTGTGTGGTCCATCCTTTTGGCTCTTCCATAAACAGCTTTGACGTCCATGACTGCGATCTTGACCTCTTCCTGGATCTGGGTGACTTGGAAGAGCCCCCG CCGGTCCCAAAGGCTCCGGAGTCTCCGTCCTTGGACTCGGCCCTCGCATCCCCGCTGGATCCTCAagccctggcctgcaccccagCATCCTCTTCAGACTCGCAGCCCCCAGCTTCTCCCCAAGACTCGGAAGCCCTGGACTTTGAAATCCCTTCCTCCTCCGTGGCACCTCAGACTCCGGACTCAGCTTTGGCCTCCGAGACCCTGGCCTCTCCCCagtccctgcctccagcctcacCGCTGCAGGAGGACCggggagagggggagctgggGAAGGCTCTGGAGCTGGCAGAGGCCCCGAAGGGGGAGAAGACGGAGCAGGGAGCCATGCTGGAGCTGGTGGGGTCCATTCTTCGGGGCTGTGTTCCTGGAGTGTACCGAGTCCAAACTGTGCCCTCTGCCCGGCGCCCCGTGGTCAAGTTCTGTCATCGGCCTTCAGGTCTCCACGGGGACGTCTCCCTCAGTAACCG GCTGGCCCTGCATAACTCCCGCTTCCTGAGTCTCTGCTCCGAGCTGGATGAGCGGGTGCGGCCCCTGGTGTACACCCTCCGCTGCTGGGCTCAGGGTCGAGGGCTGACAG gttccctgctggcccagttctTCTCCTGCGTGTCTTGCTGGGATCTTCGTGGCTCACTGCTGTCCCTTCGGGAGGGTCAGGCACTGCCGGTGGCGGGGGGCCTGCCCTCCAACCGCTGGGAAGGCCTGCGTCTCGGCCCCATGAATCTCCAGGACCCCTTTGACCTGAGTCACAATGTGGCAGCCAATGTAACCAGCAGGGTGGCCGGGCGGCTACAGAACTGCTGCCGCGCGGCAGCCAGTTACTGCCGAAGCCTCCAGTACCAGCACCGTTCTTCCCGGGGTCGGGACTGGGGGCTGCTCCCCCTTCTGCAGCCCAGCTCCCCTAGCGCCCTGCTGTCTGCaacccccatccccttccctcctgctcccttcacccagctcactgctgccctggcccaggtgtTAAGGGAAGCATTGGGGTGCCAGCTGGAACAGGGAACCAAGAGACTGCGGCCAGAGGGAGGTGGGACTGGGGATCCTCCCCGGGAAGGGTCACGCAAGAGACTGAAAATAGACAGACAGAAAAACAGCCCCGAGGACGGGGAGCAGGAGCCGCAGGGGTGTGCGGGGGCCCCGAGCGGAGAAGGGTTGGAAGAAATGGTTACAGAGGTTGGAGAAGCAACACAAGACTGGGCCCTGCAGAGCCCTGGGCAGCCAGCGGCGCCTCCCCTGCCAACTGCAAAGCTGCTGGCCCCTGGAGAAGAGCAGCCAGGCCATGCAGGACCTCAGGCGGCCGAAGAAGGGGCCCAGGTTGAGACAAAGAAGGGGGCGTCGCTCTCTCCAGTGAGCTGGCGCTGCGCCTTGTGGCACCGAGTGTGGCAGGGGCGGCGGCGGGCCCGGAGATGCCTGCAGCAGCAGGCCACGGCAGGCaccgcgggcggggcgggcacgGGGGTGGCGTGGCTGGCGACGGAGGCTCGCGTGACCCAGGAGCTGAGAGCACTGGGCAGTGCCGAGCAGAGGCCGGAGGCTGAGCCGCTCCTGACCTTCGTGGTGTCTGCCTCCCAGGCCGACCAGGCGCTCACTGTGACCCCGCTCCAGGATTCCCAGGGCCTGTTCCCTGATCTCCATCATTTCTTACAGGTTTTCCTCCCTCAAGCCCTTCGCAGTCTCCTTAAGTAA